GATCAGGAAGTTACGGGCGTAACCGGGACGCACCTTTACGACTTCGTCGGCATAGCCGAGGTTGTCGACGTCTTGTTTCAGGATGATTTCCATGTGCGTTCCTCCTTCTTATTTTAACATATCGCTCACGTACGGCATGAGTGCCAGGTGGCGTGCACGCTTTACTGCCTGGGCCACCTTACGCTGGTACTTCAGGGAAGTACCGGTAATGCGGCGCGGAAGCATCTTGCCCTGTTCGTTTACGAACTTGATCAGGAAGGTCGCGTCTTTGTAATCAATGTACTTGATGCCGTTTTTCTTGAAGCGGCAATACTTCTTCTTGTTGGTGTCCACCGCCGGGGGGTTGAGGTAGCGGACTTCATTTGCTGATGCTGCCATGTTGTTCCTCGATTAAGCGGTTTGTTCCTCCTGTTTCTTGAGTTCAGCGTTCTTACGCTTCTTCACGTTGTACGCGATCGCGTGTTTGTCCAGTGCCACAGTGAGGAAGCGCATGATCCGCTCATCCCGTTTGAACTCCGTCTCCAGTTTGGAGATTACCTCGCCCGGACCTTTGTACTCGAGCAGGTAATAGAACCCGGTGTTCTTCTTTTGAATCGGGTAAGCCAGCTTGCGCAATCCCCAATTGTTCTCATGAACAATCTCGGAACCGTGGTCGGTGAGGATTTTGCGGAATTTGTTGACGGCGTCCATCAGCTGCTCTTCCGAAAGAACAGGCGTAGCGATGAAGACCGTCTCGTACTGGTTTAACATGTTGGTTTAGTGACCCTTGGGGTTTTTGTACAAGGGGTTGCAAATGTAGGAAAACGAAGCGGAATGTGCAAGTGGGTGGTCGGAAAAGGCTCAACAGGCGGTAGAGAATTGTTACGAGGAACGAGACCGGGACCGAGGGAGGGAAATAGTTGCGAGGAACGAAACCGAGGGCGAGGAAGGGTGAATTGAGCACGACGAGCTGGACCTTTATTCATTTTTTTGCCTGAATATCAGCTATTTGGAGTGTTAATAGTTTAATCTCCAGCATCTGGTAACCAGCCTTCAGTCCCTAGTTCCCTTTCGCCGACCCTCGTCCCAAAACCGTCCATTAACCTCAAACCCGCCTTTACCCTGAACTATTGTCTCCCAATCCCTTGACTCCCTTTCAGTTCGGGTTATCTTTGTAGCGGGATAATTACTTCCGGAAACCGCCTGAACAGGCCAATACCATCGACGAACTGTCGACTCCACGGGGAAGCGGAGTGAACCGGAAACTCAGTTAGAGCAATACACTACTGCCTCCAACTACAGGCGGGCGGAGGGTGTTTGCTTTCTTGATTCAATGGCAACGCAACTTAAGAACTACGCCCAAGGGCAATGGATCGCAGGCGCCGGTAAAGGCATGCCGCTTTACCATGCCATTACGGGCGAGCACATCTATACCGCAGGGAGTGAAGGGCTCGATTTCAAAGGCATGCACGATTATGCCCGTTCGACGGGTGGTCGCGCACTGCGCAAGATGAGCTTTCACGAGCGCGCGCGCATGATCAAAGCGCTCGCCTTATTCCTGAACGAAAAGAAGAAGGACCTCTACGCCATATCCGCCGCCACCGGCGCGACCAAAGGCGATTCCTGGATCGATATCGACGGCGGCATCGGCAACCTCTTCGTATATGCCAGCAAAGGCCGTCGCGAACTGCCGGACGAGACGTTCCTTGTCGACGGTCAGCTCGAAAAGATCTCGAAGAACGGAACGT
This DNA window, taken from Bacteroidota bacterium, encodes the following:
- a CDS encoding 30S ribosomal protein S18 translates to MAASANEVRYLNPPAVDTNKKKYCRFKKNGIKYIDYKDATFLIKFVNEQGKMLPRRITGTSLKYQRKVAQAVKRARHLALMPYVSDMLK
- a CDS encoding 30S ribosomal protein S6, whose translation is MLNQYETVFIATPVLSEEQLMDAVNKFRKILTDHGSEIVHENNWGLRKLAYPIQKKNTGFYYLLEYKGPGEVISKLETEFKRDERIMRFLTVALDKHAIAYNVKKRKNAELKKQEEQTA